A genomic window from Lotus japonicus ecotype B-129 chromosome 1, LjGifu_v1.2 includes:
- the LOC130743072 gene encoding protein FAR1-RELATED SEQUENCE 5-like: MVILEEEVELPNEGEERLTGQGLEDMSENGGDEEPHDEEVVITGMDDLLNYDMKSLSTEAAMKFQFSNREVGFEFYNLYAMVKGFAARKNKILRNKKGEVVQQSFVYFREGFRKVVARGSRKRKKQAEQRCGCLANFRVHVHIATSRWYVTKFDDDHNHELLSERHVGRLALHRRLREGDVMQLNGMRNAGIGVTGVYNLIASQSGGFDRVPFTKMHLHNQIGKQRRQLKSDVENAILYLKDLRKKDLAMFWRHHANEDGKLELLFWADGISQKNYEVFGDVVAFDATYGKNKYQYPFVIFSGLNNHNQTTVFSCAIIANESEETYVWLLERFLEEMRGKFPTFVITDGHLSMKNAITTVFPSAHHRLCAWHLLQNATRNIKIPGFTQQFKRCMLVDYEVGEFKHKWESVVSKFGLEDNEWVMEHYENRKMWAVAHIRGCFFAGFRTTSRCESLHSEIKKFIHSRYNLSDFLKHFHRCLNFMRFREEEAELSSVVGKAPLETPFKLLEKSAASVYTPSIFEKFRGVIVKAFLVYVSGRRSTSTFKIFTVSKFQTPSKEWHVSFYPPTPMLKCSCQRMESIGLPCEHIIAVMVILGMHEIPPSLVLHRWTKRARDVIECYAADVSGNWGSVNMARHAVLLNGCREMCKLAGDSVEDFTSTRHLITTHTERLKEKKKDNTVHDNIDENNQSVPLRNPDRAKRAYGGASTSGTKGNRRRKTTCSVCKTPGHNKASCRLKTRIHDMAQELYGGDTQSFSEA, from the exons ATGGTTATTTTGGAAGAAGAGGTTGAACTCCCAAATGAAGGTGAAGAACGTCTGACAGGACAG GGTTTGGAGGATATGTCTGAAAATGGCGGTGATGAAGAACCCCATGATGAAGAAGTAGTGATAACTGGAATGGATGATTTGTTGAATTATGATATGAAGAGTTTGAGTACTGAAGCAGCAATGAAATTTCAATTTAGTAATCGTGAGGTTGGCTTTGAGTTTTACAACCTGTATGCGATGGTGAAAGGGTTTGCAGCGAGGAAAAACAAAATCTTAAGGAACAAAAAAGGGGAGGTTGTGCAACAATCCTTTGTATATTTTAGAGAAGGATTCCGCAAAGTGGTTGCAAGGGGAAGtagaaagagaaagaagcaaGCAGAGCAGCGTTGTGGTTGTCTTGCAAACTTCCGTGTCCACGTTCACATTGCAACTAGTCGCTGGTATGTTacaaaatttgatgatgaccaCAATCATGAGTTGTTAAGTGAAAGACATGTTGGTCGGTTGGCCCTGCATAGAAGGTTAAGGGAAGGTGATGTTATGCAACTTAATGGGATGAGGAATGCTGGCATAGGTGTAACGGGAGTTTACAACCTCATTGCTAGTCAGTCTGGTGGATTTGATAGGGTGCCGTTTACGAAAATGCATTTACACAATCAGATAGGCAAGCAGAGGAGGCAGCTAAAGTCTGATGTTGAAAATGCTATTTTGTACTTGAAGGATTTGCGCAAAAAAGATCTGGCAATGTTTTGGCGACATCATGCTAACGAGGATGGAAAACTGGAACTTTTGTTTTGGGCAGATGGAATTAGCCAAAAGAACTATGAAGTATTTGGTGATGTTGTAGCGTTTGACGCTACGTACGGGAAAAACAAATATCAGTACCCATTTGTAATATTTTCTGGACTGAACAACCACAACCAAACAACGGTGTTTTCCTGTGCAATAATTGCAAATGAAAGTGAAGAGACATATGTTTGGCTACTTGAAAGATTTCTTGAGGAAATGAGAGGAAAGTTTCCTACATTTGTAATTACTGATGGGCATTTGTCAATGAAAAATGCAATTACCACAGTATTTCCTAGTGCTCATCATAGATTATGTGCCTGGCACTTGCTGCAGAATGCTACAAGAAACATAAAGATTCCAGGTTTCACTCAAcagttcaaaagatgcatgttGGTTGACTATGAGGTGGGTGAATTCAAACATAAGTGGGAATCTGTTGTATCAAAATTCGGTTTGGAAGACAATGAATGGGTGATGGAACATTATGAAAATAGAAAGATGTGGGCAGTAGCTCATATAAGGGGTTGTTTTTTTGCTGGGTTTCGCACAACATCAAGATGTGAGAGTTTGCATTCAGAAATCAAGAAGTTCATACATTCAAGGTATAACCTTTCAGATTTTTTAAAACACTTTCACAGATGTTTGAATTTTATGCGGTTTAGGGAGGAAGAAGCAGAGTTGTCATCGGTTGTTGGGAAGGCACCCCTAGAAACTCCCTTCAAGCTACTTGAGAAGTCAGCTGCCTCTGTGTATACACCGTCCATATTTGAGAAATTTCGGGGTGTTATTGTTAAAGCATTCTTAGTGTATGTTAGTGGTCGTAGAAGCACTTCCACTTTCAAGATATTCACAGTTTCGAAGTTTCAAACACCGAGCAAGGAATGGCATGTATCTTTTTATCCACCAACACCAATGCTGAAATGTTCTTGTCAACGGATGGAGTCAATTGGCCTTCCATGTGAGCATATTATAGCTGTTATGGTAATTTTGGGTATGCATGAAATTCCACCTAGTCTTGTGCTGCATAGGTGGACCAAACGTGCTAGAGATGTCATTGAATGTTATGCTGCTGATGTCAGTGGTAATTGGGGTTCTGTTAACATGGCTCGCCATGCAGTGTTACTAAATGGTTGTAGAGAAATGTGCAAATTGGCCGGTGATTCGGTTGAAGATTTCACAAGCACTAGACACCTTATTACTACACATACTGAAAGactgaaagagaagaaaaaggacAACACAGTACATGACAACATTGATGAAAACAATCAATCTGTCCCGTTGAGGAACCCCGACCGTGCCAAGCGCGCATATGGTGGTGCAAGTACATCGGGCACGAAAGGTAATCGCCGTAGAAAGACTACGTGTAGTGTATGCAAGACACCTGGGCACAATAAAGCGTCGTGCCGTCTAAAGACCCGGATCCATGATATGGCGCAGGAACTGTACGGTGGTGATACACAATCATTCTCAGAAGCCTAA